The Gopherus flavomarginatus isolate rGopFla2 chromosome 20, rGopFla2.mat.asm, whole genome shotgun sequence region CCAGCCAAGATGTGCAGTGAAACCTGCAGGGGAGgtggtgggggagtggggctccgTGAGCTGGGTGGTGGCAGCCCAAGGGGCTGATCCAGCTGGACCCCCAGCTGGTCAGTTGGACTGACGCTCTCCTGCCTGCCGCCCCGGGTACCACGCAGAGTTAATTACACGTTTCTCTCAGGGCTTGGGGCTGTTTCTTTAATAACGAGCCTTTTTCTCGTTTCACGCTACATCAAAGGCAGCACATGAAAGGTCTCTGGCTCCACGCTAGAGCGTCACCTTGCTGGCGCTGGGGGAGGAATTACCCATCAGCGCCAGGCCTGGCTTCGGGCCCTCGTTCAGTGGGGACTGGCAGAGCTGTAGGGGCAGCGCgcaggtggggctgtggggtctCTGCACTGTGTGGCATTTGCAGGGCCaggtcctgctcctgctgcccagcCACCCCCTGGTCCCTGTTGCTTCACTAGGGACTATCCTGCCACTGGGCCAGATGGGGTTGCACAGGGTGAGCCGAAGCCCCACCGGTCCCACCAATGCCTGCAGGCCCCCTCCCTGATAACCACTGCCTGCCTCTGTGCCCTCAtccgtgggggtgggggaatctgcCTGAGCCCCAGAGGGGAGCACCCAGGGTAACCAGGCACTGCCATGGGTGATAGGAGAGACGGATGATCGATGATTGGGGGGCGGTTGCTTGGGAAGTTGGAGCGGGGAAAACTGGGTAACTGTCTCCCCGGAGCTCTGGTGTGTCTGGGGCAGGGCACCCATCCAGCGATGTCGGCATGAATCTGTCTTCCACAGGCCATGGCTTGCTGCTGAGcacacaggactcctgggttctcctaaCACCTCCTGTACTGGAGGAATGTTCACCATCTGCCCCCTTGCATCAGTAGTGGCTTGGGGCCCACATGAGATCCAAGGTCAGGGAGGGGATCCAGCCTGGTGCCTGTCTTGGGGTCTCATGTCCCAGCTCCTGGCTAGGCCGCTCCATAGAATCTAGTAcgctgtgcttggggaggcagagACGGGCAGGGAGTACAGGGCACAGAGCCATCCGTTTGGCACTTGGCATTGCTGCTCAGAGAGACTCTCTTCCTCACTCCCTTCACGGGCTCAGGGAGGTAAGAACGGCCATCCTGGGTCCAGCTAACCCAGGCTTCTGTCTGTGACACCGGACGGTGCCAGATGGTtcccagggaatgaacagaacagggcgtTATccagtgatccaccccctgtcgtccagtcccaggcAGTCAAGTTGAGGGGGACACAGAGCATGGAGATGCaatcctgaccatcctggctaacgaccattgatggacctgtcctccatgaacttatccagtctTTTCCAAACCCACTTGTACTTTTGGCCTgaacaacatcccctggcaatgagttccacaggtgtgTTGcgtgaagtacttccttgtgttttaaacctgctgcctgttaatttcattgggcggcccctggttcttgtgttctgtgaaggggtaaataacacttccctcttggctttcccCACACTGTTTGTGATTTACAgccctctgtcatatcccccggagtcagctcttttccaacctgaacaGTCCCAGATTTAATCTctgccctaaccctaacccgttCCATCCCCCTGATGGTTTTTgtggcccttctctgcaccttttccaatctTAATGCATCGTTCTGTGGTGGGACTTGCCTTCTGGGGTCCAGGCGGGTTTGGCCTGGGTGTTCttgggagggggggagctggTGGTATGAGgtgaggccctgccctgcctgacaTCCATTGCAGAGCGCCAGACCCTAGCACTGTGGTACAGGGCCAACAAGCACCAGAGAGGGCAGCAGGGTGGGTTACTGGGAGAAACAGGGCAGCTTGGCTCCATTCGGCCTGGGGAtcgaggggggtcagggcagttcTGCCAGAGgtctgctgggggagggcagaggaaagAACACGAGGGGTGTTTGGGAGCCACTGCCCCTGTGCCAGCTGGGCATGGGGTATGGAGGTTCGGCCTCCTTGTTTGAGCTCCCAGGGTCAGTGTCCATGTCCTTGTTGCTGGCTGAGCTGTATGGAGGGTTCTCCCCGTCCCCCCcgtggggcacaggggctggtatAAGCATGGAAGCCCTGGGTGCTGCTGGGCTtggtgccctgcctgcagccagcctgcgCCTCCAGATGGCAGGCCTGGGCTGCGGGAGGGGCTGGATGTCTGATGCTTTGGCCACCCAGGCTGAGCAAAGCTGTGCACCCCTAGcagggcagagtggagctggaggtTGGGGAATGGGGAGCCCTGGCCCTGCATGGCCCCGCGGGGGATGCATTATGGCTCCCGGGGGGAAGcaggagggtggagggggaggcttGCAGGGACCTGAGCATAGACAGATTGACAGCTCTGGtgtcccactctgctcagcacgcccagggagcagcaggagcagggaatgGAGAGGGGACGCAGTGGGTGAACCCAAGGTAGGGCTTTGActtgcccctcccacaccccacctggCAGCACCCCCAGGAAAAGCTAGCCTGGCCCCCTGCTTGCATGTGCAGAGCACAGACACACGGCCAGACGCTGGCTGGCCAGACACCCTGGCTTGTGCCCAGCACTGCCTAGAATATTCCTGTTCCTTTCCGGCCACCTCGCTAGCGGGGCAACGGAGACAGAGTGGGATGTGCTGTGATACGAGCCGGGGCTGGAGGGATCCCGCGCCAGGGAGATGAAGAACGCAGAAGCTGTGCTGAACTAGACACCGGCTTGGGCTGGTAGAGTCCCTGCAAgctaggagggggctggggccggCTGGGATAAGACACAATTCTGGCAGTACTAGGGGGCATGGCCAGGGCGGGATGCGAAGGGGAGTGCGTGGGGGTTGTGCCAGCATCTCCTAGCCTGGCCAGCGATCCAAGCCCTGGAGCAGAGCTTTGCAGACTCAGTCTTCTCTAACCTTCTTGCCCCATTTCTGGCAGGCCCTACTCTCAGCTGGGGGGGTGGTGCCCCGGCATGCGCCAGCCTGGAGGAGCAGATTGCTGGGTGTTGGGGGTCAATGCCTGTCAGAGAGTTGTGCTGCCAGGAGGGTGGATTTGAAGTTCCATTGCACGGCCCGGCTCTGTCTGGGCCTTGGGTGCAGCTGGGACAGAGGGGGAAGGGATTGAGTGGGTGGGGGCCGGGACAGGTGGAGCCCAGCAGCAAATGCTCCGGGATCCCCCGATGGGCCCCAGGGCGGTCGGGCCATGGTGTAAATGGACCAGCCCTAGGCCCCATGGGCTGAGCTCCCAGGCTTCTGCTGGGACTCCGGGGTTCCACCTATCTGGCCCCTGCTcagcccagcactgggagcagcgGGCAGGATCGTGGCCTGGGCCTGAAGCCGGGGCTCTGGTCTGTGTGCGGAGCTGGCACTTtgcgttgcccattcccagaggAGCGCAGGAGCGTGTGTCGGCTGGGAGGATTATCACAGGCCGGGGTTTCTGTCGGGCCAGATTAGGAGCGTCGGAGTCTCTCCTGAGTGGATCTGAGGGGATTGCTGCCGTAATCGATGTAAATGAGGCTCCCGCAGGGCCACCCTTTACGGGATTAACGCAGTAACGGGATTAGCTGGAACAGGGTGAAAAATCCTTTGAGCCACTGTGTGTGGCAGGGCTGCGGACCCCCTCCTCCGTGCAGCACTGCGCTCCAGAGCGGGGGCTGGCAGCCGGggtctgccccccactcctcgccagctccctggggagggggcaggagagctcCAGGGTGTGCCCGTTGGGCTAACGTCCCTTTGTTATGCCCCCTGCTTTGCATTTGATTCTGTTCGGCAGCAATgcaaggccccccccccccccaggcctgtCTCCTGGCTACAGCAGTTAGCACGAGGCCTGTACGGCCCAACAGACACCCCGCGTACTGCGAGACTGGAACAGAGGGTGTAATTACTCTGGCATCCAGAGACTGCGCTCCGGGGTAAATGGAgggggcaggtgcagggctgggggcagtggggcccGCTGGGGGTCATTGGAGGATGCTGTGAGCTGGAGCTGGATGGACCAGCGgcatgtgcggggggggggggctcccatCTCACCCGCTCTTTCAGCTCATAGTTTGAAGGTGCCATtggccccccagcctgcaccGCTGCctctcccaacccctggggtgccAGGACTCCCTCCTCGGCCatgccgcccgggggggggggcatcccTGTGCGGTGAGTGCAGGGTGGGGTTGCTGTGAcctggggagctgcaggtggcagcCTGTGTCCCAGAAATAGAGGGGACCTGGGCGAGGGGTGGGTGGATGCTCAGTGGGGGGTGCTATTGAGGAAGGAGCTGTAGGGGAGGGATGCTGCTCCTGTGGGGTGTGGGGCTGTGAGCCCCATGGGTGGGGGAGCTCTGTGCAGCCATAGGGTTGGCAGGAGTGGCCCATTGCTCTGCCCTGTGGCAAATGCCCACCCATCGCACCCGTTTGCAACGGGGTCACTGCTGGTGCCCGGGGCAGCCCACTGCCAGCTTCTTCCCGCTCCCGCTGCATGGCCTCTGACTGGGGCAGGCTGCACGGGGCTGTTGCTGGCTCTGggccctgccccacacacagCGAGAGCTTGGGGGGATCCGGCCCACACCGGGCCTTGGGTGGCAGTGTTGATGGCAGAGGCCAGGTGTAGACTGGACTGgagcccccatcccctccccacaccagcgCCTCCTTCTGGGAGAGGCTGGGTCCCTCGTTCGCTGTGTCGGGGGAGGTGTGGGGTGTAAAATagccagagccctggctggtggAGGTGGCCGCTGGGAGGGTCTGTGCTAAGGACTGGGGGGTCTGGGAGCTCATGGTATTGGAGGAGGGGATCAGTTCTGGCTCCGGTGCCCAGCGTCGCTCTGTGACCCGTggtgcagctctgggagagccTCGCACTGGGACCCCATTACTGCAGTGCGGGCACCACGGAGGCAGCCCCTgtagatcggggggggggggctgtgtgtgtattCGCCTGGGGGAGCTGCCTGGCAGCTGCTTTAGTGCAGGGAGAGCCTTACCGAGACCTCGGTCTTCAGTtgatgcaggggggcagggaagtgtCCCTCGATTCTgacccccccaggcccctgctcccCCTGACAGCTCTGCCTGCGCCCCTCAGGTCGGACCCACAGCCCCTCTTCTGAGTCGCTGCTCAGACGGATCATGGTGGTTTTGATGCTGATTGAGAGTCAGTGCCTGGTGTCTGAgcctccgggggggggggggggtcccaacTCCATGAATGTGAGGAATCTAGTGGCAGCTGGGAAAATGGCCCCCAGCAGGCCCCTCCTTCTCCACTCTGCCCTGTGCCCAGGCCCTGACAGGGGAAAGGGCGAAGCCCCTGGCCTGGGAGAAACCCCTGGGGCCTTGTACAAAGCCAGAGGTctgggcagctgcagttcccagctggGTCCCTGCCCCGCGTCTGAGGTCTGTCTGGGAGGGGGTGGTTTGTACAGGCTGGCAGTTGGGCACAGGAATGTGGGTGTGAATCCCTTCCCTGCAGgtgtggggcggggtgggggtagcatggcagggtgggggccctgggtgggtcctgcctgccccctgacactctctctccccctagcCTGCACCGAGAGGGCTACACGGTGCAGGTGAACGTCAACGACTACTTGGATATCTACTGCCCGCACTACAACGACTCGGTGCCCGTGCACAGGATGGAGCAGTACGTGCTCTACATGGTGAACGCAGAGGGCTACCGTACCTGCAATGCCAGCCAGGGCTTCAAGCGCTGGGAGTGCAACCGGCCCCACGCGCCCCACAGCCCCATCAAGTTCTCGGAGAAGTTCCAGCGGTACAGCGCCTTCTCACTGGGCTACGAGTTCCACGCCGGCCACGAGTACTACTACATCTGTATGTAGGGGCCGGGGGGGCAAGCAGGGGGTGCGAGGGGGCAGGAAAGCCAaggggggccagcagggggtgctgaggGGCAGTGGGGCCAAGGGGGGGTCTGATGGGGAGCGGGTGCAGCACCACCCCAGGAGGcagtgcagggagcagcctggggcaTTGCACGGGAAAGGGGAGTTGGCTGGGAAGCCCCATCCCCTGGGCAGAGATGCCCCTTGCTCAGCTCTGCCAGGCTTGTGCACTAAGCCCGGGGCAGCTGTAAGACCGGAGATGCCTCTGCAAAGCAATGGGTTCTGCATTTTATTCAGGGCGCCAGGGGGCGGGGGACAGGTcctgcggggagggggggcaaaTCTGCAGCTGCGGTGTGGCCCCATGGCACTCCAGCAGCCTCCCTAAAGCCATGCTGGGCTCCCCCTAGGGGCAGCAGCCCCCTGTCCTGGCTGAGGGGGGCATGGGGGCAGGTGTGATCTCAGGGCTCTCTCATTCTCTTGCAGCAACCCCAACGCACAATCACCGCCGGGCCTGTCTAAAGATGAAGGTGTTTGTGTGCTGCACCTCCAGTGAGTACAGCCTTGCACGTGCGTGTGTAAATGCCCGGGGGGACTGGGGCAGGTGAAGGGGCTCTTGGGAGGGGGTATCAGGAGTGGGGGCGGCCCCAGGGGCACCGGCTCCCCTGGCTCattagtgcagggggctgggggttggcccCTGAAAGCTCTCGGGGTGTCCCCTGGGCTGTGACTCTtctctcctgcctgcagcctcgCACTCTGGGGAGAAGTCGGTGCCTACTCTCCCGCAGTTCACCATGGGGCCTGAGGTGAAGATTGAGGACTTGGgtgagtgcagggcaccagtaCAGCATGGGGcagtgccccccacagccagcactcccgccccaccccccacagcgccctctgctgggaGAGGCCGGGGTTGGACTAGCCGGgaactcccccctctccccccatgctCCATCTtgcaccccacagcgccccctgttgGGAGAGGCTTGGGTTGGAATAGCCAGAAGATACCCTCCCAtcctctgcctgcccccctctgtccccccccgacacacacccaCCATCTCTGAGCAGCACAAATGCCCCTGAACTCCCTTGCACGGTCCCGGGCCCGGTGGGAACTCGTCCACGCTGGGAGCTTGGCTCTGCATCCTGCCACCCCCGCTCACTCACTCTCGCTGTCTCCACAGATAACTTTAACCCCGAGAACCCCAAGCTGGAGAAAAGCATCAGCGGCACCAGCCCCAAGCGGGAACACTTGCCACTGGCCGTGGCCGCTGCGTTTTTCCTAATGTCGCTCTTGGCCTCCTAGCCTGGCGTCAGCCGGCCGGGGGGGCCTGGGCACGGCTCTGCACAGCAGCTGCCCCCGTCCCCGGCGCTGGGACTTGGTCAGCGGCTGTTTGGAAAAGACAGAAGGGGGCAAGACGGGGGAAGCCGGGCCCCCCACCGCCCTGACACGGAACTGCAAGGCCCTGctctctgcactgctgcagccagAGACCCACTTGAGCCCCCCCACcgtaggggggtgcagcagggtgcCGGAGGGACGTAGACTGGCCTGGGAGCTGCTGCGTGAGGACAAGGAGGGAGTTTGCCCTATCCTCTCACTCACCTGAGCACGGGATCTGCCCCCGGACTCCAGCCACTGTCTCCTGTGGGGACTCGACTCAGCCCTTCTGGGAGTGGGGCATCCTGCGTGGCGAACCTCTGTGTCACAGCCCCCACCGCGTCCTGGCTGCCTCCTGCCCACATGGCAAATGCACGGGGCGTCTGTATCCATCCCATCGCCTGGTGGCTCCACATGGCTGGGCCGGGGCTCTGTGGTGGTTCGGGATACCCAGGATGCGGGCTCCCTCCAGACGCTTGGCCGGGTCCATGTAGCCTGCAGTGGAGGAACAGTGCCAGCCTGAGTGCAcgtgctgtggggggcagggctccccAGGCCTGGGGGCTGTACATACCTATGTAGAGATCTATACATCCTGTACAGAGAGTGGCTATCGAGATAGATCTGTCTATCAGGCCCCTAGGCAGCAGCGCGGGCCCCGGACCGACCTGTACATAGTCAGAAAGTGTTGGATTCTCCTCGTCTTCTGTGAAGACCCAACCTATGCAAACGCACAGACACTTTTTGGGGGACAAAAAAGCAACTCGCCCTTTTTTCAAGTGCTTTGGCTGGTGATTTTCATATTCTGCTCTTAGTctataaaaaataaaaggattaaaaaaaccaCCCCTGGACTGCTTGGATTGGGGCCACAGGGTCCGGTGCCCTCAGGTGCAGCTGGCAGAGGCCTTTGACAAGCACTGCCAACTTCCTGGAACCAAGGCAGGCCCGCCCCTCCCTTCCCGGCTGGGCCCTCCCACCGTTACAGCTCCCCTGGTGCACTTGTGTGTGACAGCCCTGTGCACGTGTCATCCCAGTGCCTCTGCCAGGCCCGCCCAGCTTGCATGGGGCTCAGTGCTGGGTCTGGCCCTGGCATCCCAGGATCTGGATGCCCTGAAATCTGAATGGGTCCAGGAGGTGCTATTGCCCGCCCCTGGCCCTCTGGGGGCTCTTGCTGGCTGTGTTCCCTGGCCCCCACCAGGGGAAGTGGGTTCAGTCCAGGGCAGGCCCCTCCCTGtgcaaacagcagctccaagggctgcCCACCTGCTTTGTCGGTGCACAAAGGGGCCATTCATGCCCCTGCGCTCGGTGCCaggtgcctggggctggctggcagcGGGAGGTGACTCAGCTGCCCCGGTACCTGCTCTGctccttggggggcgggggggggtctgcTCTAGCTCCAGCtccctgaccctcttggctccTCTCTGGGGTCTCCAGGCCTGGAggaggcaggagtgggggctcCCCTGGACTCCTGTGGGCTGGGGCGGGACTGGCTCATGGTGAGAGTGGGCTTGGGGCAGGACACCTAGACAAGCACCGAGGGTCTCCTGTCACCAGGGACCTGGTgattcccagcccagagcccagcaggGGAGCACCAGCCTCAGGTAgcgctgggggagcagggaaggtggGGCTGGCCCTCCTGGTAATGGGGCTCCAGCACTGCAAGGGGGGAGTGAGGTGGGGAGGCATtgagtgggggctgggaaggtGACCCCTGGCACCTCCATTGGGCCTTTGCTTCATCCTCATTGCCCCAGATCCTGACGTGGCAGGGGTGCTGGCTGGTCCCAGGGAACAGCAGCCTGGTTGGGACTGGCCTCTGGCACTCAGTCCCCAGGGG contains the following coding sequences:
- the EFNA3 gene encoding ephrin-A3; amino-acid sequence: MAARLAALLPLLLLLLLSQGPARTVCNRHAVHWNSSNAHLHREGYTVQVNVNDYLDIYCPHYNDSVPVHRMEQYVLYMVNAEGYRTCNASQGFKRWECNRPHAPHSPIKFSEKFQRYSAFSLGYEFHAGHEYYYISTPTHNHRRACLKMKVFVCCTSTSHSGEKSVPTLPQFTMGPEVKIEDLDNFNPENPKLEKSISGTSPKREHLPLAVAAAFFLMSLLAS